In the genome of Fulvitalea axinellae, one region contains:
- a CDS encoding fasciclin domain-containing protein, which produces MDIHRFFKKNLLFVALAGMVACSEKDDHFDGASGGQVMDMTVAEYVTSTSGHGAFGDMLKEHGYLDSLAGNRSVTLFLPPDSELSGLGVSGDKAKELVSYHIGNTLFYRAAMEGDKEYYVKTLFNGKNIWARKEGAGMELDRKVSASGDPVICSNGIVYVLDGVLVPDKNIFEGVENLPDSEYGTLKKYMTTDSLIFDRKNSFPLGVDEFGRTVYDSIFVTDYIYRFQVGDILDENRDFTALTLSDAALEATYDRMVKRYYGSADNLPAYFDDPEQKEKIVKQILGTTLVEGKVHSKNLGDTLEATNGRKIILTKEWKDISPDKRSNGYAYDLSSVDYLMSDVMGRTQEIDGSIFGVSSYDFDMENSGELEVNRIYNNASQVAVTFKSLKPFWVEFKAKDVMAGHFRLVISGLRSETTAAKTTLDGKLLDLSYTPTGNWSEDNYENIRFDSFGDRTFRFEVNEKNEDDEYKLAINGFFFIPVRE; this is translated from the coding sequence ATGGATATACATAGATTTTTCAAAAAGAACCTGTTGTTTGTCGCCCTCGCCGGGATGGTGGCCTGTTCCGAAAAGGACGACCACTTCGACGGCGCTTCCGGCGGTCAGGTTATGGACATGACCGTGGCGGAGTACGTTACCTCGACATCGGGTCACGGGGCCTTCGGCGACATGCTTAAGGAACACGGGTATTTGGACAGCCTTGCGGGCAACCGTTCCGTAACGCTTTTCCTTCCGCCGGACAGCGAGCTTTCGGGCTTGGGAGTTTCCGGCGACAAGGCCAAAGAACTCGTGTCGTACCACATCGGTAACACGCTGTTTTATCGCGCCGCTATGGAAGGCGACAAGGAGTATTACGTCAAGACGCTTTTCAACGGAAAGAATATCTGGGCCAGAAAAGAAGGCGCGGGTATGGAGCTTGACCGCAAGGTGAGCGCTTCCGGCGATCCTGTTATCTGCTCAAACGGCATAGTCTACGTCCTCGACGGCGTGCTGGTTCCCGACAAGAACATCTTTGAGGGAGTGGAAAACCTGCCCGACAGCGAATACGGCACGCTCAAAAAGTACATGACTACAGACTCTTTGATCTTCGACAGGAAGAACAGCTTTCCGCTGGGCGTTGACGAGTTTGGCAGAACGGTATACGATTCAATCTTTGTCACTGATTATATCTACCGCTTTCAGGTAGGTGATATTCTGGACGAAAACCGCGACTTTACCGCCCTGACACTGTCGGACGCGGCTTTGGAAGCCACTTACGACCGTATGGTGAAACGCTACTACGGTTCGGCCGACAACCTGCCGGCGTATTTCGATGATCCCGAGCAAAAGGAGAAAATCGTAAAGCAGATCCTCGGAACCACTTTGGTGGAAGGGAAAGTCCATAGCAAAAATCTGGGCGATACGCTGGAGGCCACCAACGGCCGTAAGATCATCCTGACGAAAGAATGGAAAGACATCTCGCCCGATAAAAGGAGCAACGGCTACGCCTATGATCTCTCTTCGGTGGATTATCTGATGTCGGACGTGATGGGCCGGACCCAAGAAATCGACGGTTCCATTTTCGGGGTCAGTTCCTATGATTTCGATATGGAAAACAGTGGGGAACTGGAAGTGAACCGCATTTACAATAACGCGAGCCAAGTGGCGGTCACCTTCAAAAGCCTGAAGCCGTTTTGGGTGGAATTTAAAGCCAAAGACGTAATGGCCGGCCATTTCCGCCTGGTGATTAGCGGACTGAGAAGCGAGACCACGGCGGCCAAAACCACGCTCGACGGCAAACTTCTGGACTTGAGCTATACGCCAACGGGGAACTGGTCGGAAGATAATTACGAGAATATCCGTTTCGATTCTTTCGGCGACAGGACTTTCCGCTTCGAGGTCAATGAGAAAAACGAAGACGACGAGTACAAGCTCGCCATCAACGGCTTCTTTTTTATCCCCGTAAGGGAATGA
- a CDS encoding fasciclin domain-containing protein: MKDLIQFIFNIKRRVFAVGLLLAAVSLASCDEDDDDKIFKEAEYLTAIEAMESDPDGRFDMWLQLIQASDFYGLLNARGDYTFFGVVNEGVQEYLSQTGASDIGSLEKDFVNKLVKNHTVMSSYASFTMDPGPLGDTTMNGNYLTILFGEGGLKNLKVNQKSLIVQPDTRCSNGYLHVIDNVISPIGAGAYKTMAELGKFGIFNEAVSMAGLADTLELATTAEGKGVYFTLFAETDEVFKAEGINSAQELATKLEAGSDYTSRDNALNRFVRYHIMTGKRYSNRLKSHTYLTVGNTMVRLEKTNGGFYVNPEHDDFGELLLDKSNLLDVFNMDFQSTNATIHALKKVMYFYDPEPQVIFDDVCDVPELQTKRWTGNFLVRVNEIERWKGKGYEEFAYRNYGGQGLYENDNVQCMNAYSGWFEYTTTPIVRGKYKISATFSGAGSDVTAHVYVDGVKCKTPLYDQEREYQLGEFEFKENGPHVIRLESLIGGRLYLDRFKFTPVK, encoded by the coding sequence ATGAAAGATTTGATTCAATTTATATTTAACATAAAACGGAGAGTCTTCGCCGTGGGCCTGCTTCTGGCGGCCGTGTCCCTCGCCTCATGCGATGAGGACGACGACGACAAGATCTTCAAAGAGGCCGAATACCTCACGGCTATCGAGGCCATGGAGTCTGATCCGGACGGCCGTTTCGATATGTGGCTTCAGCTCATCCAGGCTTCGGATTTTTACGGCTTGCTCAACGCCCGCGGAGACTACACTTTCTTCGGTGTGGTAAACGAGGGCGTGCAGGAATACCTAAGCCAAACGGGAGCCTCCGATATCGGAAGTTTGGAAAAGGACTTTGTCAACAAACTGGTCAAGAACCATACGGTGATGAGCAGTTACGCCAGCTTCACGATGGACCCCGGTCCGTTGGGCGACACTACGATGAACGGTAACTACCTGACGATTCTCTTTGGCGAAGGCGGGTTGAAAAACCTGAAAGTGAACCAAAAATCGTTGATCGTTCAGCCCGACACCCGTTGCTCGAACGGCTATCTGCACGTTATCGACAATGTGATTTCGCCGATTGGCGCCGGAGCTTACAAGACGATGGCCGAACTTGGCAAGTTCGGAATCTTTAACGAGGCCGTATCGATGGCCGGCTTGGCCGATACGCTGGAACTGGCCACTACCGCCGAGGGCAAAGGCGTATACTTCACGCTTTTTGCCGAGACGGACGAAGTCTTTAAGGCAGAGGGAATCAATTCGGCCCAAGAACTCGCCACGAAACTGGAAGCGGGCTCGGATTATACCAGCCGGGACAACGCGCTGAACCGCTTTGTACGCTACCACATCATGACGGGCAAGCGATATTCCAACCGACTGAAGAGCCACACTTACCTGACGGTGGGGAACACGATGGTCCGTTTGGAGAAAACCAACGGCGGTTTTTATGTCAATCCCGAGCACGATGATTTCGGCGAACTTTTGCTTGACAAAAGTAATCTGCTGGATGTGTTCAATATGGATTTCCAGTCTACCAACGCTACCATCCACGCCCTGAAAAAGGTGATGTATTTCTATGACCCCGAACCGCAGGTCATATTCGATGACGTATGCGATGTGCCGGAACTCCAAACCAAGCGTTGGACCGGGAATTTCTTGGTTCGCGTAAACGAGATCGAGCGCTGGAAAGGCAAAGGCTATGAGGAGTTCGCTTACAGAAACTACGGCGGACAAGGCCTGTACGAGAACGATAACGTGCAGTGTATGAACGCTTACTCAGGTTGGTTTGAATACACCACTACGCCGATAGTCCGGGGCAAATACAAGATTTCGGCTACCTTCAGCGGTGCCGGATCTGATGTGACCGCCCACGTTTACGTCGATGGCGTAAAGTGCAAAACGCCGCTTTATGACCAAGAGCGCGAGTATCAGCTCGGCGAGTTCGAGTTTAAGGAAAACGGTCCGCACGTGATTCGCCTTGAGTCGCTGATCGGCGGCAGGCTGTATCTCGACCGTTTCAAGTTTACGCCAGTAAAATGA
- a CDS encoding RagB/SusD family nutrient uptake outer membrane protein: MRKIENIITVIVLSFTLLSCGSWLEVEPQNDITLDDFWKSKEDIRSALTSGYNQIRDEAPTMLVWGEVRADMVADGPGNHGDFEKVMRLEILPGNSINQWLGMYKIINYANTVIKYAPTVRKSDLSLGVRDLNSFLAEAKFQRALAYFYLVRTFRDVPLYLEPVDTDNVDIFLPKSDEADILAQIIEDLEWAERYAPRGFSEVEYNKGFGTKAVIQALLADVYLWDGQFDNCVTMCNKIIDRSAYRILDSESFGEIFGRGNTNEGILELQFDATKNQKNKFWNLYSTGGKNGLAFIVPPHVEEAYDESDKRKLTTVYRNSKDVLMVNKFDVFGNSISEDANWIVYRYADILLMKAEALVNTGDYFGAQNELNIIRDRAGLGPKILSENRFEAEDAILAERGLEFAYEGKRWFDLLRVARRNNFERKETLINILTRNIDPAKAPKYRSLLSDPMSYYLPIWQKELENNVNLVQNPYYE, translated from the coding sequence ATGAGAAAAATCGAAAACATCATAACGGTGATCGTTTTGTCCTTCACGCTCCTGTCATGCGGTTCGTGGCTGGAAGTGGAGCCCCAAAACGACATCACCCTCGACGATTTCTGGAAATCGAAAGAGGATATACGCTCGGCTTTGACTTCCGGATATAACCAGATCCGGGACGAGGCGCCGACCATGCTCGTGTGGGGCGAAGTCCGGGCCGATATGGTAGCGGACGGCCCTGGAAACCATGGGGACTTTGAGAAAGTCATGCGCTTGGAAATTCTTCCGGGCAATTCGATTAACCAGTGGCTCGGGATGTACAAGATCATCAATTACGCCAATACCGTGATCAAGTACGCGCCAACGGTCCGAAAGTCGGATTTGTCTCTGGGCGTAAGGGATCTGAATTCGTTTCTGGCCGAGGCGAAGTTCCAACGTGCATTGGCATATTTCTATTTGGTAAGAACATTCCGTGATGTGCCTCTATATCTTGAGCCTGTGGATACCGACAATGTGGATATCTTCCTGCCAAAATCCGACGAGGCTGATATTTTGGCCCAGATCATCGAAGATTTGGAATGGGCCGAGCGCTACGCTCCAAGAGGGTTTTCGGAAGTGGAGTACAATAAAGGTTTCGGTACCAAAGCGGTGATTCAGGCCCTTTTGGCCGATGTCTACCTGTGGGACGGACAGTTCGACAATTGTGTTACGATGTGTAACAAGATCATCGACCGCTCCGCTTACCGGATATTGGACAGCGAGTCTTTCGGTGAAATATTCGGAAGAGGAAATACCAACGAAGGTATTCTCGAACTGCAGTTTGACGCGACCAAAAACCAAAAAAACAAATTCTGGAACCTTTACAGTACCGGAGGAAAAAACGGGCTTGCGTTTATAGTTCCACCTCATGTGGAAGAGGCCTATGACGAAAGCGACAAGAGAAAATTGACCACCGTTTACCGAAACTCCAAGGACGTTTTGATGGTCAACAAGTTCGACGTTTTCGGAAATTCCATTTCGGAGGATGCCAATTGGATCGTTTACCGCTACGCCGATATCCTGTTGATGAAGGCCGAAGCTTTGGTAAACACCGGCGATTATTTCGGCGCGCAGAACGAGCTGAACATCATCCGCGACAGGGCGGGCTTGGGGCCGAAAATCCTTAGTGAAAACCGCTTCGAGGCCGAAGACGCAATCCTTGCCGAACGCGGGCTTGAGTTCGCTTACGAAGGCAAACGCTGGTTTGACCTGCTCCGCGTAGCCCGCCGAAACAACTTCGAAAGGAAAGAGACGCTTATCAACATCCTTACGCGGAATATCGACCCGGCCAAGGCGCCGAAATACCGCAGCTTGCTTTCCGACCCGATGAGCTACTATCTGCCTATCTGGCAAAAGGAGTTGGAGAACAACGTCAACTTGGTACAAAACCCTTACTACGAATAA
- a CDS encoding fasciclin domain-containing protein: protein MKRNFYAIHLLMLLLVFGCQDDIDHYEIPGTLGDRLVTAMEKQPDLSQFVKGIDMLDMREDLENSAYTVFPPTDEAVLAFIKDKYGASDITELPEENVKMIVQGHMISNSLSWNMIRRLYQFGDWGPKPDDPRFGENEGWQFKLPSLYKPKPYVDTDPKTGKQRKLWRRISYLPVFHYHSYCGIKEADDYGFLFPGSNFTGFNLMGAEAVRPNQRALNGFYHVLDKVIPEIGNLETFLAEKPEYSLYRKLLNRFARYEYTAQGSEELSEGGKDSVFVKRYDGPEMHWIADDLPQRGYDLIEVNNATIPTDQALESYLTETFVTPGFYGSIDDIPDEAIFPIIKNHLFFTYGRTNSWLRPVDLKYFASGLNEPSTIERDEVVMRGFTNNSVIYGIKRVLAPRLYVSALKPVAFDPKYTYMLKIANEFNDRVTALLTDPNAPATVFVPSNEAFNKAGYTFDEESNSFKREDPVTGELKTVSSFERREILEVHSVSNEDITDLSGRRYVKTLSDANHLLINKSTFHTGGTMEFSEDSPVKLAGDSERGVNGTFYPIDKMLLPATRGVASYILDDTKDEYSEFVKLLKSAEYVRGKSLTNLTDGELVTVLIPTNEALQAYVDNIPTDRTKLREFLSYFFIRNEAIFSDGSQSGEFETMRKLGENKGQARLKAVNAAGNLRFEGADGTKATVIEDSRFSNLLARGGTVHLIDNILLAD from the coding sequence ATGAAGAGAAATTTTTACGCAATCCATCTTCTGATGCTGCTTTTGGTCTTCGGATGTCAGGATGACATCGACCACTATGAGATTCCGGGCACGCTGGGCGACCGTCTGGTTACCGCTATGGAGAAGCAACCGGACCTTTCGCAATTTGTGAAAGGAATCGATATGCTGGACATGCGCGAAGACTTGGAAAACAGCGCCTACACGGTATTTCCGCCAACTGACGAGGCGGTGCTCGCGTTTATCAAAGACAAGTACGGGGCTTCCGACATTACGGAACTGCCCGAGGAAAACGTCAAGATGATCGTGCAGGGGCATATGATCAGTAATTCCCTTTCGTGGAATATGATCAGGCGTCTCTATCAGTTTGGCGATTGGGGCCCGAAGCCCGACGACCCTAGGTTTGGGGAGAACGAAGGTTGGCAATTCAAACTGCCGAGCCTTTACAAACCCAAGCCCTATGTGGACACCGATCCGAAAACCGGGAAACAGCGAAAATTGTGGCGTAGGATATCCTACTTGCCCGTTTTTCATTACCACAGCTACTGCGGTATCAAGGAAGCCGACGATTATGGATTCCTGTTTCCGGGCAGTAATTTTACGGGTTTTAACCTGATGGGAGCCGAGGCCGTAAGGCCCAACCAGCGTGCTCTGAACGGTTTTTACCACGTTTTGGACAAGGTAATTCCGGAGATTGGCAATTTGGAGACTTTTTTGGCTGAGAAGCCGGAGTATAGTCTTTATCGAAAGTTGCTAAATCGTTTTGCTAGATATGAGTACACTGCTCAAGGCAGTGAGGAACTGTCTGAAGGAGGCAAAGACTCAGTGTTTGTAAAACGGTATGACGGCCCGGAAATGCATTGGATCGCGGATGATTTGCCACAGAGGGGCTACGACCTGATCGAAGTAAACAATGCGACTATCCCGACTGACCAGGCTTTGGAGTCTTATCTGACCGAGACTTTCGTGACGCCGGGCTTTTACGGTTCCATCGACGATATTCCCGACGAGGCGATTTTCCCGATTATCAAAAACCACTTGTTCTTCACCTACGGCCGGACCAACAGTTGGCTACGTCCCGTGGACCTGAAGTATTTCGCTTCTGGCCTGAACGAGCCCTCTACCATTGAGCGTGACGAGGTGGTAATGAGAGGTTTCACGAATAACTCTGTGATATATGGCATCAAACGGGTTCTGGCGCCAAGGCTGTATGTGTCGGCTTTGAAACCGGTGGCTTTTGACCCGAAATATACCTACATGCTGAAGATCGCCAACGAGTTTAACGATCGTGTAACGGCACTCTTGACTGACCCCAACGCTCCGGCGACGGTGTTTGTGCCGAGTAACGAGGCTTTCAACAAGGCTGGTTATACTTTCGATGAGGAATCAAACAGCTTTAAGCGTGAGGATCCGGTGACGGGCGAATTGAAAACTGTCAGTTCTTTTGAGAGAAGGGAAATCCTGGAGGTCCACTCGGTGAGCAACGAGGACATTACCGATCTCTCGGGCAGGCGTTATGTGAAGACGTTAAGCGATGCCAACCACCTGCTGATTAACAAGAGCACGTTCCACACAGGCGGGACAATGGAGTTTAGCGAAGATAGCCCGGTAAAGCTTGCGGGTGACTCCGAGCGTGGCGTGAACGGAACGTTCTACCCAATCGACAAAATGTTGTTGCCGGCCACCCGTGGCGTGGCCTCATATATCCTTGACGATACCAAAGACGAGTACTCCGAGTTTGTCAAGTTGCTGAAGTCGGCCGAGTACGTGCGGGGCAAATCGCTCACCAACCTTACCGACGGCGAGCTGGTAACCGTATTGATCCCTACCAACGAGGCGCTTCAGGCCTATGTGGACAATATCCCGACTGACCGCACCAAGCTCAGGGAATTTCTCAGCTATTTCTTTATCCGCAACGAGGCAATTTTCTCTGACGGAAGCCAGTCCGGAGAATTCGAGACCATGCGGAAGCTGGGCGAAAACAAAGGGCAGGCGCGCCTGAAGGCCGTAAACGCCGCGGGCAATCTTCGCTTCGAAGGCGCCGACGGCACCAAAGCCACCGTTATCGAGGATTCCCGATTCAGCAATCTGCTGGCCCGTGGCGGCACGGTACACCTCATCGACAATATTTTGTTGGCTGACTAA
- a CDS encoding TonB-dependent receptor codes for MKKLLTIVILLCGLSPSVLWAQEGTLVQGYVKDKQTGEALIGATVLEVDAENRHVNGVVTDMNGFYMLKLSEANPKLKVTYIGYKNLMEPVGGRSKIDFMMLDASTELDVVVVKSERYTSDGLISLRDKTTSIASIDLDDIDAMGVASVDEMLQGKFSGVDITAISGDPGAGMQIRIRGTATITGDREPLIVVDGMPYDVDIDNTFDFNSADTRDYGALLSIPPDDIKSVEILKDAASAAIWGAQAANGVVQIVTRRGRKMKPQLRYNYKGFVSQQPDALPMLSGPDYVTLQKDARFNRRGKIADADFLELNYDKDWEQYHNYAQNTDWMDAITQTGMSHEHNLSLAGGGDKARYRVSMNYFDQQGTTIGTELERLSFRANMDYFVSDRLKIATDFSYTRSDNDRTYYGNERGIAYIKMPNQAIYEHDTLGNLTGNYFLDRRPSPYQGVNVYNPVAVVNEGRHNYLENRFRSVFRIEYDILPSLTFKNSVVYDVAQGKTDKFLPTEASHYLWNKAYFDDDGKLHGTNLSSEGDSENFNVYTKTEMIYRPDLGADHSLVAMGWWETRQNEGSSYAATSGGLPSGDFNDPGVPGSLMSLNSGNSVFRSMGAVINVHYAWKERYLFGLGSRLDASSKFGDDTKWGMFPTASAAWRISEENFLKEVPWLNDLKLRGSFGVTGNAPGGFSHFSIYKTGISYSDQPSVYPSNIKLDNLKWERVTQANLGLEMSAYENRLYMEFEVYSKQSTDLRWELDVPTTTGFTKMIRNAGSMGNRGVELAFRVIPVRTKDWQVNFDFNIARNINEIKEVPSNFNLAKGDVLKNGNYATRVEVGDPIGGFYGYRYKGVYATDQDAIAKDKFGEVIYDPITGKPLRMMMGTSNYEFEGGDAIYEDVNKDGVIDESDIVYLGSSSPKFTGGFGFRVRYKGLGVSSGFVFRAGQKIVNKARMSAENMTGSNNQSTATMRRWRFEGDETDIPRAMFDSGYNWLGSDRFVEDGSYVRWRNLTVDYRFNKKFLQRINLKDLSLFFTAYNLYTFTKYTGQDPEVPLGADPFFFGVDNATTPPSRTYTLGLTVIF; via the coding sequence ATGAAAAAATTATTAACCATAGTCATATTGCTCTGTGGCTTGTCGCCTTCCGTCCTTTGGGCGCAAGAAGGGACACTGGTCCAGGGCTATGTGAAAGATAAACAGACGGGCGAGGCCCTGATAGGCGCCACGGTTCTGGAAGTGGACGCCGAGAATAGGCACGTAAACGGAGTGGTTACCGATATGAACGGATTCTATATGCTGAAACTCAGCGAGGCGAATCCGAAATTGAAAGTCACTTATATCGGGTACAAAAACCTGATGGAACCCGTGGGCGGGCGAAGCAAGATCGATTTTATGATGTTGGATGCCAGTACGGAACTGGATGTAGTGGTGGTGAAAAGTGAGCGCTACACCAGCGACGGCCTTATTTCCTTAAGGGATAAGACAACCTCCATCGCTTCGATTGATTTGGATGATATCGACGCCATGGGTGTGGCATCCGTAGATGAAATGTTGCAGGGTAAATTCAGTGGCGTGGACATTACCGCCATTTCTGGTGATCCGGGAGCGGGAATGCAGATCCGTATACGCGGTACGGCCACCATTACCGGCGATCGCGAACCGCTGATAGTGGTGGACGGAATGCCTTACGACGTGGATATCGACAACACGTTCGATTTCAACTCCGCCGATACCCGCGATTATGGCGCTTTGCTCTCCATTCCTCCTGACGATATCAAGAGTGTGGAAATCCTCAAAGACGCAGCTTCCGCCGCGATTTGGGGTGCGCAAGCCGCCAACGGCGTAGTACAAATCGTTACGCGCCGTGGACGCAAAATGAAACCGCAACTTCGCTACAATTACAAAGGTTTTGTATCGCAACAACCCGACGCTCTGCCTATGCTTAGCGGACCGGACTACGTAACGCTTCAGAAAGACGCCCGATTCAACCGTCGAGGTAAAATCGCTGACGCCGACTTCTTAGAACTGAATTACGACAAGGACTGGGAACAGTACCATAACTACGCTCAAAACACCGACTGGATGGACGCCATCACGCAGACGGGCATGAGCCACGAACACAACTTGTCGTTGGCAGGCGGTGGCGACAAAGCCCGTTACCGTGTGTCGATGAACTATTTCGACCAGCAGGGAACCACTATCGGGACTGAGTTGGAAAGACTCTCTTTCCGGGCGAATATGGACTATTTCGTTTCCGACAGGTTAAAAATAGCGACCGACTTCTCTTACACCCGTTCAGACAATGACCGGACTTACTACGGTAACGAACGGGGCATCGCCTATATCAAAATGCCGAACCAAGCGATCTACGAACACGATACCTTGGGTAACCTTACCGGAAACTATTTCTTGGACCGCCGTCCTTCACCGTATCAGGGAGTTAACGTTTATAACCCGGTGGCAGTAGTGAACGAAGGTCGTCATAACTACCTGGAAAACAGGTTCCGTTCGGTGTTTCGCATCGAGTATGATATACTGCCGTCACTGACTTTCAAAAACAGTGTGGTGTATGATGTGGCCCAAGGGAAAACAGACAAGTTCTTACCGACGGAAGCTTCACATTATCTGTGGAATAAGGCTTACTTCGATGATGATGGCAAGCTTCACGGTACGAACCTTTCCTCTGAAGGTGACTCTGAGAACTTTAACGTCTATACCAAAACGGAGATGATCTACCGTCCGGATTTGGGCGCCGACCACTCTTTGGTGGCTATGGGCTGGTGGGAAACCCGCCAAAACGAAGGCTCCAGTTATGCGGCCACATCGGGCGGTCTTCCTTCCGGAGACTTTAACGATCCGGGCGTTCCGGGCAGTTTGATGTCCCTCAATTCCGGTAACTCCGTTTTCAGGTCGATGGGTGCGGTGATCAATGTCCATTACGCTTGGAAAGAAAGGTACCTTTTCGGCTTGGGTAGCCGTCTCGATGCCAGCTCAAAGTTTGGCGACGATACCAAATGGGGCATGTTCCCTACGGCCTCCGCCGCTTGGAGAATTTCGGAAGAGAATTTCCTGAAAGAGGTTCCTTGGCTTAACGACCTGAAACTACGCGGTAGCTTTGGTGTGACGGGTAACGCCCCGGGCGGGTTCTCGCACTTTAGCATTTACAAAACCGGGATTTCTTACAGCGATCAGCCAAGCGTTTATCCTTCCAATATCAAACTTGATAACCTGAAGTGGGAGAGAGTGACGCAGGCCAACCTCGGTTTGGAAATGTCGGCTTACGAAAACCGCCTGTATATGGAATTCGAAGTGTACAGCAAACAATCCACCGATCTGCGTTGGGAACTGGACGTGCCGACAACCACTGGTTTTACCAAAATGATCCGTAACGCCGGGTCTATGGGGAACCGTGGTGTGGAATTGGCCTTCCGCGTAATTCCGGTCCGGACCAAAGATTGGCAAGTGAACTTCGACTTCAATATTGCCCGCAATATCAACGAAATAAAGGAAGTGCCCTCCAACTTTAACCTTGCGAAAGGCGACGTGCTGAAAAACGGCAACTATGCTACGAGAGTGGAAGTTGGCGACCCGATCGGCGGTTTTTACGGATACCGCTATAAGGGCGTATACGCTACCGATCAAGACGCGATAGCCAAAGACAAGTTCGGTGAAGTGATTTACGATCCGATTACAGGTAAACCGTTGCGTATGATGATGGGAACGTCCAATTACGAATTTGAGGGTGGCGACGCTATTTACGAAGACGTGAACAAAGACGGTGTAATCGACGAGAGCGATATCGTTTATCTCGGGTCCAGCAGTCCTAAGTTTACGGGCGGATTCGGTTTCCGTGTACGCTACAAAGGTTTGGGCGTTAGCTCCGGTTTCGTATTCCGCGCTGGGCAAAAGATTGTGAACAAAGCCCGGATGAGTGCCGAAAACATGACAGGCAGTAATAACCAGAGCACAGCCACTATGCGTCGTTGGCGTTTTGAGGGTGACGAAACCGACATTCCTCGTGCCATGTTCGATTCGGGTTACAACTGGCTCGGTTCGGACCGTTTCGTTGAGGACGGCTCCTATGTCCGTTGGAGAAACCTTACCGTTGATTACCGTTTCAACAAGAAGTTCTTGCAACGCATCAACCTCAAGGATCTCTCGCTCTTCTTCACGGCCTACAACCTGTACACTTTCACTAAGTACACCGGCCAAGATCCCGAGGTGCCGTTGGGTGCTGATCCGTTCTTCTTCGGAGTGGACAACGCTACCACGCCTCCTAGCCGGACTTATACTTTGGGCTTAACAGTAATTTTTTAA